A region from the Takifugu rubripes chromosome 22, fTakRub1.2, whole genome shotgun sequence genome encodes:
- the LOC101073771 gene encoding THAP domain-containing protein 1 isoform X1 yields MGGCSAPNCSNSTNTGKQLFRFPKDPVRKKKWVVNSRRDFEPTPHSRLCEDHFEQSQFEEIARSSAGGKKLKPNAIPTMFSFGEPPYPAITSPYILLPMKSEPVEKELSFGDHGYARRIPLPGLDNKDGDRADDDQQTCTQCQILKKQLEKEMQHTARLQKEAEEMKKRLYRLDRIEKGLQNFLFEDQIRALSLTKRSRRAVWSPETILKAQKIRSAVGTKGYEYLRELGYPLPSYRTLCNRLETKIMVTTDMSCEMLAELGLGLMATCSSPTDGVRDNDEEELMGVLS; encoded by the exons ATGGGCGGCTGTTCCGCTCCAAACTGTTCTAATTCCACCAACACCGGTAAGCAGCTGTTCAGGTTCCCCAAAGACCCCGTCCGTAAGAAGAAATGGGTGGTGAACTCTCGACGCGACTTCGAGCCAACTCCTCACTCCAGACTGTGTGAG GACCATTTTGAACAGAGTCAGTTTGAGGAGATCGCAAGATCTTCAGCTGGGGGGAAGAAGCTGAAGCCAAATGCCATTCCTACCATGTTCAGCTTTGGAGAGCCTCCCTACCCAGCCATCACCTCACCCTACATATTGCTTCCCATGAAGTCTGAACCAG TCGAGAAGGAGCTGAGCTTCGGGGACCACGGCTATGCCAGACGCATCCCTCTGCCTGGCCTGGACAACAAGGACGGCGACAGAGCGGATGATGATCAGCAGACCTGCACACAGTGCCAGAttctgaagaagcagctggagaaagagaTGCAGCACACTGCGAGGCTGCAGAAGGAG gcggaggagatgaagaagcgTCTTTATCGTCTCGACCGGATCGAGAAGGGTCTCCAGAATTTCCTCTTCGAGGACCAGATCCGCGCCTTGTCCCTCACAAAACGCTCCCGCCGTGCCGTATGGTCACCAGAGACCATCCTGAAGGCTCAAAAAATCCGTTCAGCAGTAGGAACTAAAGGCTATGAGTACTTGAGAGAGCTGGGATACCCTCTGCCCTCCTACCGGACTCTGTGCAACCGCCTGGAGACTAAGATCATGGTGACGACAGACATGAGCTGCGAGATGCTGGCGGAGCTGGGCCTGGGGCTTATGGCCACCTGTAGCAGCCCGACAGATGGCGTCAGGGACAACGATGAGGAGGAACTGATGGGCGTTCTCTCCTGA
- the LOC101073771 gene encoding uncharacterized protein isoform X2 codes for MRRPSVSETEHPLTDHFEQSQFEEIARSSAGGKKLKPNAIPTMFSFGEPPYPAITSPYILLPMKSEPVEKELSFGDHGYARRIPLPGLDNKDGDRADDDQQTCTQCQILKKQLEKEMQHTARLQKEAEEMKKRLYRLDRIEKGLQNFLFEDQIRALSLTKRSRRAVWSPETILKAQKIRSAVGTKGYEYLRELGYPLPSYRTLCNRLETKIMVTTDMSCEMLAELGLGLMATCSSPTDGVRDNDEEELMGVLS; via the exons ATGAGACGTCCATCAGTCTCGGAGACAGAACATCCCTTGACT GACCATTTTGAACAGAGTCAGTTTGAGGAGATCGCAAGATCTTCAGCTGGGGGGAAGAAGCTGAAGCCAAATGCCATTCCTACCATGTTCAGCTTTGGAGAGCCTCCCTACCCAGCCATCACCTCACCCTACATATTGCTTCCCATGAAGTCTGAACCAG TCGAGAAGGAGCTGAGCTTCGGGGACCACGGCTATGCCAGACGCATCCCTCTGCCTGGCCTGGACAACAAGGACGGCGACAGAGCGGATGATGATCAGCAGACCTGCACACAGTGCCAGAttctgaagaagcagctggagaaagagaTGCAGCACACTGCGAGGCTGCAGAAGGAG gcggaggagatgaagaagcgTCTTTATCGTCTCGACCGGATCGAGAAGGGTCTCCAGAATTTCCTCTTCGAGGACCAGATCCGCGCCTTGTCCCTCACAAAACGCTCCCGCCGTGCCGTATGGTCACCAGAGACCATCCTGAAGGCTCAAAAAATCCGTTCAGCAGTAGGAACTAAAGGCTATGAGTACTTGAGAGAGCTGGGATACCCTCTGCCCTCCTACCGGACTCTGTGCAACCGCCTGGAGACTAAGATCATGGTGACGACAGACATGAGCTGCGAGATGCTGGCGGAGCTGGGCCTGGGGCTTATGGCCACCTGTAGCAGCCCGACAGATGGCGTCAGGGACAACGATGAGGAGGAACTGATGGGCGTTCTCTCCTGA
- the selenop2 gene encoding selenoprotein Pb isoform X2, with protein sequence MSSHLLLWLQATLIGLLWASHVQGFNHTTRICKPAPHWEINGEAPMQRLLGRVAVVALLKATUHFCLVQASRAMFWELERRAPPDVPVYQQSAFQSDVWETLDGDKDDFLIYDRCGQLTFHVGLPYSFLNYVYVEAAIRATYQGNICNCSANSTSLHDTGRNETAQALTQLGADDPQVTPAPVRLHHHHHHHHHHHHHRHDHPHQDGSSKPSTPTPEPKMAA encoded by the exons ATGTCGTCTCACTTGTTGCTATGGCTACAGGCGACTCTTATTGGCCTGCTGTGGGCCTCACATGTGCAGGGGTTCAATCACACCACCAGGATCTGCAAACCTGCCCCCCACTGGGAGATCAACGGTGAGGCACCGATGCAAAGGCTTCTGGGAAGGGTGGCGGTGGTGGCGCTGCTGAAGGCCACCTGACACTTCTGTCTCGTTCAGGCCAGCAG AGCCATGTtctgggagctggagaggagagcgccCCCTGATGTCCCAGTATACCAGCAGTCTGCTTTTCAAAGTGATGTGTGGGAGACTCTGGACGGGGACAAAGACGACTTCCTGATCTATGACAG gTGTGGTCAGCTGACCTTCCACGTAGGTCTACCCTACAGTTTTCTGAACTACGTCTATGTAGAGGCTGCAATCAGAGCAACATATCAAGGCAACATCTGCAACTGCTCT GCAAACTCGACATCTCTACACGACACCGGGAGAAATGAGACGGCGCAGGCTCTGACTCAGCTGGGGGCTGATGATCCTCAGGTGACCCCGGCACCAGTccgcctccaccaccaccaccatcatcaccaccatcatcaccatcatcgccaTGACCACCCCCACCAGGACGGTTCCTCAAAGCCTTCTACACCAACCCCAGAGCCTAAAATGGCAGCTTAG
- the selenop2 gene encoding selenoprotein Pb isoform X1: MSSHLLLWLQATLIGLLWASHVQGFNHTTRICKPAPHWEINGEAPMQRLLGRVAVVALLKATUHFCLVQASRIGGLRKKLIQSNMTEVSYMIVNEQDPHSRAMFWELERRAPPDVPVYQQSAFQSDVWETLDGDKDDFLIYDRCGQLTFHVGLPYSFLNYVYVEAAIRATYQGNICNCSANSTSLHDTGRNETAQALTQLGADDPQVTPAPVRLHHHHHHHHHHHHHRHDHPHQDGSSKPSTPTPEPKMAA; this comes from the exons ATGTCGTCTCACTTGTTGCTATGGCTACAGGCGACTCTTATTGGCCTGCTGTGGGCCTCACATGTGCAGGGGTTCAATCACACCACCAGGATCTGCAAACCTGCCCCCCACTGGGAGATCAACGGTGAGGCACCGATGCAAAGGCTTCTGGGAAGGGTGGCGGTGGTGGCGCTGCTGAAGGCCACCTGACACTTCTGTCTCGTTCAGGCCAGCAG GATCGGAGGCCTGCGTAAAAAGCTGATTCAGAGCAACATGACAGAGGTGTCGTACATGATCGTGAATGAGCAAGACCCTCATTCCAGAGCCATGTtctgggagctggagaggagagcgccCCCTGATGTCCCAGTATACCAGCAGTCTGCTTTTCAAAGTGATGTGTGGGAGACTCTGGACGGGGACAAAGACGACTTCCTGATCTATGACAG gTGTGGTCAGCTGACCTTCCACGTAGGTCTACCCTACAGTTTTCTGAACTACGTCTATGTAGAGGCTGCAATCAGAGCAACATATCAAGGCAACATCTGCAACTGCTCT GCAAACTCGACATCTCTACACGACACCGGGAGAAATGAGACGGCGCAGGCTCTGACTCAGCTGGGGGCTGATGATCCTCAGGTGACCCCGGCACCAGTccgcctccaccaccaccaccatcatcaccaccatcatcaccatcatcgccaTGACCACCCCCACCAGGACGGTTCCTCAAAGCCTTCTACACCAACCCCAGAGCCTAAAATGGCAGCTTAG
- the fabp6 gene encoding gastrotropin: MAFTGRWETENQEGYDEFCKLLGIPDDIIEKGRNYKLITEVTQDGETFSWTQIYPTNAKVTNTFTIGKECDMETIGGKKFKATVHLEGGKLSVTFPNYHHTSEISGGKLIETSKAGSVVLKRTSRKL, encoded by the exons ATGGCTTTCACCGGAAGATGGGAAACCGAGAACCAGGAGGGATATGATGAGTTCTGCAAACTGCTTG GTATccctgatgacatcattgaGAAAGGCCGCAACTACAAGCTGATCACAGAGGTGACCCAGGACGGTGAAACCTTCTCCTGGACCCAGATCTACCCCACAAATGCCAAGGTCACCAATACCTTCACCATCGGCAAGGAATGCGACATGGAGACCATCGGAGGGAAGAAATTCAAG GCCACTGTGCACTTGGAAGGAGGCAAGCTGAGCGTGACCTTCCCCAACTACCACCACACCTCTGAGATCAGCGGAGGCAAACTCATTGAG ACGTCCAAAGCCGGCTCCGTAGTGCTGAAAAGAACCAGCAGGAAGCTGTAA